A section of the Pseudomonadota bacterium genome encodes:
- a CDS encoding YajD family HNH nuclease → MKNQEYRNQALKLFPWVCAKCAREFSGKKLPELTVHHKDHNYKNNPPDGSNWELLCIYCHDNEHSRSLESEWQNTQRSDTEKGPIATHSPFAGLSKLLHGSAPHKKNDETE, encoded by the coding sequence ATGAAAAATCAAGAATACCGAAATCAGGCGCTGAAGCTCTTCCCGTGGGTATGTGCCAAATGCGCCCGGGAATTTTCCGGCAAAAAACTCCCCGAACTCACCGTCCATCACAAGGATCATAATTACAAGAACAATCCCCCGGACGGCAGCAACTGGGAGTTGTTGTGCATCTACTGCCACGACAACGAACATTCCCGCTCCCTGGAGTCCGAATGGCAGAATACTCAAAGGTCGGATACCGAAAAAGGACCGATAGCCACCCACTCGCCTTTTGCAGGGCTCAGTAAACTGTTGCATGGATCTGCCCCGCATAAAAAAAACGATGAAACAGAATAA